The following are from one region of the Camelus ferus isolate YT-003-E chromosome 13, BCGSAC_Cfer_1.0, whole genome shotgun sequence genome:
- the LOC102513463 gene encoding LOW QUALITY PROTEIN: antizyme inhibitor 2-like (The sequence of the model RefSeq protein was modified relative to this genomic sequence to represent the inferred CDS: inserted 2 bases in 2 codons) → MVANLGGLAGRRQVFHQALPRVSPFHAVRRSSSPLGVRVLVTLGTSFDCASQVELEQVLSLGVAPLHTIYTNPXKPISHIQYATHHGVQLLVFDSEGELIKVPEPGTRLVSGCGPRAVEASSPLSAKSGASLEVCEHLLKSVRDPGWWWWEPGGHWELVYYLNKGHFCAFHVSLREPEPKMPIVLKLCPEPPLFSCTLYGSTCGASDGLFLEETQLPEWDMGDWLVFPXSGAYTSTMSSAFNGFPPTFIYYAKEPELKCLGETSSQEPAGDSTAGWDVADGGAPDNAVHPRGDA, encoded by the exons ATGGTAGCCAACCTGGGCGGGCTGGCCGGCCGCCGTCAGGTCTTCCACCAGGCCCTGCCGCGGGTCTCACCCTTCCACGCGGTGAGGCGCAGCAGCAGCCCCCTGGGTGTGCGTGTCCTGGTCACCCTCGGCACCAGCTTCGACTGTGCCAGCCAG GTGGAGCTGGAGCAGGTGCTGAGCCTGGGTGTGGCCCCCTTGCACACCATCTACACCAACC TCAAGCCCATCTCCCACATCCAGTATGCCACCCACCATGGGGTGCAGCTCCTGGTCTTTGACAGTGAAGGGGAGCTAATCAAGGTCCCAGAACCCGGGACCAG GCTGGTGTCCGGCTGCGGACCCCGGGCAGTGGAAGCATCTTCCCCTCTGAGCGCCAAGTCTGGGGCCAGCCTGGAGGTGTGTGAACATCTGCTCAAGTCTGTCAGAGACccaggctggtggtggtgggaacCAG GAGGTCACTGGGAGCTGGTGTACTATCTCAACAAGGGCCACTTTTGTGCCTTCCATGTCTCCCTCAGGGAGCCTGAACCCAAGATGCCCATTGTGCTGAAG ctctgccctGAGCCACCCCTCTTCTCCTGCACCCTCTACGGCTCCACATGTGGTGCCTCTGATGGGCTCTTCTTGGAGGAGACGCAGCTGCCCGAGTGGGACATGGGCGACTGGCTGGTCTTCC CCTCGGGCGCCTACACGTCCACCATGAGCTCTGCCTTCAATGGCTTCCCTCCTACCTTCATCTACTATGCCAAGGAACCTGAGCTCAAGTGTCTGGGGGAGA CCTCTTCCCAG GAGCCTGCTGGAGACAGCACTGCGGGCTGGGATGTGGCTGATGGAGGAGCTCCGGACAATGCAGTGCACCCACGTGGGGATGCTTGA